Proteins encoded together in one Corvus hawaiiensis isolate bCorHaw1 chromosome 15, bCorHaw1.pri.cur, whole genome shotgun sequence window:
- the YIPF5 gene encoding protein YIPF5 isoform X1, giving the protein MSGFDSFNTEFFQTSYSIEDQAQPYDYSGRPYSKHYGGYEYPQQGGFVSPDMMQHQQPYTGQIYQPPQSYTPASAQSFYGSNFEDEPPLLEELGINFDHIWQKTLTVLHPLKVADGSIMNETDLAGPMVFCLAFGATLLLAGKIQFGYVYGISAIGCLGMFCLLNLMSMTGVSFGCVASVLGYCLLPMILLSSFAIVFSLQGMMGIILTAGIIGWCSFSASKIFISALAMEGQQLLVAYPCALLYGVFALISVF; this is encoded by the exons ATGTCCGGGTTCGACAGCTTCAACACCGAGTTCTTTCAGACCAGTTACAGCATCGAGGACCAGGCGCAGCCCTACGACTACAGCGGGCGGCCGTACAGCAA GCACTATGGAGGCTACGAGTACCCCCAGCAGGGTGGCTTTGTCTCCCCTGACATGATGCAACATCAGCAGCCCTACACGGGGCAGATCTACCAGCCACCACAGAGCTACACTCCAGCCTCAGCACAGTCTTTTTATGGAAGCAATTTTGAGGATGAGCCTCCGCTATTAGAAG AATTGGGGATCAATTTTGACCACATCTGGCAGAAAACACTAACGGTGCTGCACCCCCTGAAGGTGGCCGATGGCAGCATCATGAACGAGACGGACCTGGCCGGGCCCATGGTCTTCTGCCTGGCCTTTGGAGCCaccctgctgctg GCTGGCAAGATCCAGTTTGGGTACGTGTATGGGATCAGTGCCATCGGCTGCCTGGGCATGTTCTGCCTCCTGAACCTGATGAGCATGACCGGGGTGTCCTTCGGCTGCGTGGCCAGCGTGCTGGGCTACTGCCTGCTGCCCATGATCCTGCTCTCCTCCTTCGCCATCGTCTTCTCACTGCA ggGGATGATGGGGATTATTCTCACGGCTGGAATTATTGGCTGGTGCAGCTTTTCTGCTTCCAAGATCTTTATCTCTGCCTTAGCCATGGAGGGCCAGCAGCTGCTCGTAGCCTATCCCTGTGCGTTGCTGTATGGAGTGTTCGCCCTCATCTCCGTCTTCTGA
- the YIPF5 gene encoding protein YIPF5 isoform X2 codes for MMQHQQPYTGQIYQPPQSYTPASAQSFYGSNFEDEPPLLEELGINFDHIWQKTLTVLHPLKVADGSIMNETDLAGPMVFCLAFGATLLLAGKIQFGYVYGISAIGCLGMFCLLNLMSMTGVSFGCVASVLGYCLLPMILLSSFAIVFSLQGMMGIILTAGIIGWCSFSASKIFISALAMEGQQLLVAYPCALLYGVFALISVF; via the exons ATGATGCAACATCAGCAGCCCTACACGGGGCAGATCTACCAGCCACCACAGAGCTACACTCCAGCCTCAGCACAGTCTTTTTATGGAAGCAATTTTGAGGATGAGCCTCCGCTATTAGAAG AATTGGGGATCAATTTTGACCACATCTGGCAGAAAACACTAACGGTGCTGCACCCCCTGAAGGTGGCCGATGGCAGCATCATGAACGAGACGGACCTGGCCGGGCCCATGGTCTTCTGCCTGGCCTTTGGAGCCaccctgctgctg GCTGGCAAGATCCAGTTTGGGTACGTGTATGGGATCAGTGCCATCGGCTGCCTGGGCATGTTCTGCCTCCTGAACCTGATGAGCATGACCGGGGTGTCCTTCGGCTGCGTGGCCAGCGTGCTGGGCTACTGCCTGCTGCCCATGATCCTGCTCTCCTCCTTCGCCATCGTCTTCTCACTGCA ggGGATGATGGGGATTATTCTCACGGCTGGAATTATTGGCTGGTGCAGCTTTTCTGCTTCCAAGATCTTTATCTCTGCCTTAGCCATGGAGGGCCAGCAGCTGCTCGTAGCCTATCCCTGTGCGTTGCTGTATGGAGTGTTCGCCCTCATCTCCGTCTTCTGA